From Xylanibacter oryzae DSM 17970, a single genomic window includes:
- a CDS encoding cob(I)yrinic acid a,c-diamide adenosyltransferase, with product MKDLKVYTKTGDKGTTSLVGGVRVLKTDERIEAYGTADELNSHLGLLASLMDDGDDKQMVENIQNKLFVVSSYLATDQSKTALKNCSIVAESDVKLIEEEIDKIQEIIPRQNSFILPGGTYKASIAHVCRTICRRTERRILALTGEVQIDGNILAFINRLSDYLYVLARKLNFIEGKDEKIWKKSCE from the coding sequence ATGAAAGATCTTAAAGTGTATACAAAAACGGGTGATAAAGGTACGACAAGCCTTGTAGGTGGCGTCAGAGTATTGAAAACTGATGAAAGAATAGAAGCTTATGGAACGGCTGATGAACTTAATTCACATTTGGGACTTTTGGCCTCCTTGATGGATGACGGAGACGATAAGCAAATGGTGGAGAATATCCAGAACAAATTATTCGTCGTTTCTTCATATTTGGCAACTGACCAATCTAAGACTGCTCTGAAAAATTGTTCAATAGTCGCTGAAAGCGATGTGAAATTGATCGAAGAAGAGATAGACAAAATACAGGAGATAATACCTCGTCAGAATAGCTTTATTCTGCCAGGTGGAACATACAAGGCATCGATTGCTCATGTATGTAGAACTATATGCAGACGTACAGAACGAAGAATATTGGCTTTGACTGGTGAAGTACAGATTGATGGCAATATTCTTGCATTTATAAATCGTTTATCTGATTATTTATATGTTTTAGCTAGGAAATTAAACTTTATTGAGGGGAAAGACGAAAAAATATGGAAGAAGTCTTGTGAATAA